Proteins from one Panicum virgatum strain AP13 chromosome 7K, P.virgatum_v5, whole genome shotgun sequence genomic window:
- the LOC120640537 gene encoding serine carboxypeptidase-like 51 isoform X2 produces METSAIAFLCLLCIHGAAAITAGTQDGMQLWGYATPRPKVNIFWWWYRSPNRVSSVVKPWPTILWLQGGPGGSASGRGNFLEIGPLDLNMNPRNFTWLSVADIIFVDSPVGVGFSYADDPSALVKTDSQTVVDLVGVIKVLLKKLSTLKSSPLFLVGESYGGKIAAMVGVSLSRAIRNGTIINLKLGGVVIGDGWISPEDYALSYAQLLHDVSRLNDNAVGDVNKMAVTVREQVAAGQFATAQKTWTNQLDLIDSRSDSVNMDNFLLDTGMNPVLANWQSMTSSQLMCRNSQQSQSAPNNIDDVINRVIKPMLKIIPKKIVWEEATLQVYENLANDFMKPAINEVDKLLADGVNVTVYNGQLDVICPTVGVEAWVNKLKWFGLSKFLSLPRQPLHYCDSAIYCSKQIRAFVRSYKNFTFYWILQAGHMVPVDQPYPALRMIASATLSPGN; encoded by the exons ATGGAGACCTCCGCAATTGCATTCCTTTGCCTCCTCTGCATTCACGGTGCAGCAGCCATCACGGCTGGAACCCAAGATGGGATGCAACTTTGGGGATACGCAACGCCGAGGCCAA AGGTGAACATATTCTGGTGGTGGTATAGGAGCCCGAATAGGGTTTCGTCAGTGGTAAAGCCATGGCCGACGATCTTATGGCTGCAGGGAGGCCCCGGAGGGTCCGCATCCGGCCGTGGTAACTTCCTTGAGATCGGGCCGTTGGACCTCAACATGAACCCTCGCAACTTTACCTGGCTGAGCGTAGCGGATATCATTTTCGTG GACAGCCCTGTAGGCGTCGGGTTCAGCTACGCAGACGACCCAAGTGCGTTGGTGAAAACGGATTCCCAGACAGTCGTGGACCTGGTTGGCGTCATCAAAGTGCTCCTCAAGAAGCTGTCCACTCTCAAGAGCAGCCCTCTCTTCCTCGTTGGAGAGTCCTATGGCGGCAAGATTGCCGCCATGGTTGGTGTCTCTCTGTCAAGAGCCATCCGCAATGGAACCATCATCAATCTCAAGCTCGGAG GTGTTGTGATTGGAGATGGCTGGATCTCGCCGGAAGATTACGCG CTTTCTTACGCGCAGCTGCTTCACGATGTGTCCAGGCTTAACGACAACGCTGTCGGAGACGTCAACAA AATGGCAGTGACGGTGAGGGAGCAGGTGGCAGCGGGGCAGTTTGCCACAGCACAGAAGACATGGACCAATCAACTAGATCTGATTGACTCCAGGAGTGATAGTGTT AACATGGACAACTTCTTGCTTGACACCGGCATGAACCCGGTGTTGGCAAACTGGCAATCGATGACAAGCAGCCAGTTGATGTGTCGCAACAGCCAGCAATCTCAATCAGCCCCAAACAACATCGACGATGTCATAAACAGAGTTATCAAGCCAATGCTCAAAATCATTCCCAAGAAAATAGT ATGGGAAGAGGCAACGCTTCAGGTCTATGAAAACCTAGCCAACGACTTCATGAAGCCTGCAATCAATGAGGTTGATAAGCTGCTTGCCGATGGCGTCAATGTTACTGTGTACAACGGACAG CTCGATGTGATCTGCCCTACAGTCGGAGTAGAAGCATGGGTTAACAAGCTCAA ATGGTTTGGTCTTAGCAAATTCTTGAGCCTGCCAAGGCAGCCTTTGCATTACTGTGACTCGGCAATATACTGTTCGAAGCAGATCAGGGCCTTTGTTAGGTCGTACAAGAATTTTACCTTCTACTGGATTCTTCAAGCTGGACACATG GTCCCTGTTGACCAACCTTATCCTGCTTTAAGAATGATCGCTAGCGCCACGCTCTCTCCAGGCAACTAG
- the LOC120640537 gene encoding serine carboxypeptidase-like 51 isoform X1, translating into METSAIAFLCLLCIHGAAAITAGTQDGMQLWGYATPRPKVNIFWWWYRSPNRVSSVVKPWPTILWLQGGPGGSASGRGNFLEIGPLDLNMNPRNFTWLSVADIIFVDSPVGVGFSYADDPSALVKTDSQTVVDLVGVIKVLLKKLSTLKSSPLFLVGESYGGKIAAMVGVSLSRAIRNGTIINLKLGGVVIGDGWISPEDYALSYAQLLHDVSRLNDNAVGDVNKMAVTVREQVAAGQFATAQKTWTNQLDLIDSRSDSVNMDNFLLDTGMNPVLANWQSMTSSQLMCRNSQQSQSAPNNIDDVINRVIKPMLKIIPKKIVWEEATLQVYENLANDFMKPAINEVDKLLADGVNVTVYNGQLDVICPTVGVEAWVNKLKWFGLSKFLSLPRQPLHYCDSAIYCSKQIRAFVRSYKNFTFYWILQAGHMQVPVDQPYPALRMIASATLSPGN; encoded by the exons ATGGAGACCTCCGCAATTGCATTCCTTTGCCTCCTCTGCATTCACGGTGCAGCAGCCATCACGGCTGGAACCCAAGATGGGATGCAACTTTGGGGATACGCAACGCCGAGGCCAA AGGTGAACATATTCTGGTGGTGGTATAGGAGCCCGAATAGGGTTTCGTCAGTGGTAAAGCCATGGCCGACGATCTTATGGCTGCAGGGAGGCCCCGGAGGGTCCGCATCCGGCCGTGGTAACTTCCTTGAGATCGGGCCGTTGGACCTCAACATGAACCCTCGCAACTTTACCTGGCTGAGCGTAGCGGATATCATTTTCGTG GACAGCCCTGTAGGCGTCGGGTTCAGCTACGCAGACGACCCAAGTGCGTTGGTGAAAACGGATTCCCAGACAGTCGTGGACCTGGTTGGCGTCATCAAAGTGCTCCTCAAGAAGCTGTCCACTCTCAAGAGCAGCCCTCTCTTCCTCGTTGGAGAGTCCTATGGCGGCAAGATTGCCGCCATGGTTGGTGTCTCTCTGTCAAGAGCCATCCGCAATGGAACCATCATCAATCTCAAGCTCGGAG GTGTTGTGATTGGAGATGGCTGGATCTCGCCGGAAGATTACGCG CTTTCTTACGCGCAGCTGCTTCACGATGTGTCCAGGCTTAACGACAACGCTGTCGGAGACGTCAACAA AATGGCAGTGACGGTGAGGGAGCAGGTGGCAGCGGGGCAGTTTGCCACAGCACAGAAGACATGGACCAATCAACTAGATCTGATTGACTCCAGGAGTGATAGTGTT AACATGGACAACTTCTTGCTTGACACCGGCATGAACCCGGTGTTGGCAAACTGGCAATCGATGACAAGCAGCCAGTTGATGTGTCGCAACAGCCAGCAATCTCAATCAGCCCCAAACAACATCGACGATGTCATAAACAGAGTTATCAAGCCAATGCTCAAAATCATTCCCAAGAAAATAGT ATGGGAAGAGGCAACGCTTCAGGTCTATGAAAACCTAGCCAACGACTTCATGAAGCCTGCAATCAATGAGGTTGATAAGCTGCTTGCCGATGGCGTCAATGTTACTGTGTACAACGGACAG CTCGATGTGATCTGCCCTACAGTCGGAGTAGAAGCATGGGTTAACAAGCTCAA ATGGTTTGGTCTTAGCAAATTCTTGAGCCTGCCAAGGCAGCCTTTGCATTACTGTGACTCGGCAATATACTGTTCGAAGCAGATCAGGGCCTTTGTTAGGTCGTACAAGAATTTTACCTTCTACTGGATTCTTCAAGCTGGACACATG CAGGTCCCTGTTGACCAACCTTATCCTGCTTTAAGAATGATCGCTAGCGCCACGCTCTCTCCAGGCAACTAG